One part of the Dysidea avara chromosome 10, odDysAvar1.4, whole genome shotgun sequence genome encodes these proteins:
- the LOC136267862 gene encoding cullin-9-like, whose protein sequence is MDPGSLKVDGNFCFSGCQLLQIKERAGGQRKLGLVCWRKIPLSMETFFANCDDLLSIRSCFSMWMDENEIRACCPRVLTEFLAGETTRERRQWTYEGDEEEQAMVETMRADVVSLVERCRSALQKTKRGMPFQNKAAVLLDNNTAILAAYAKVPELSTCLLKSGIVDLLADVMLLKYREYAAHKNSGQALRSLVKHPCIDSTEVILKLLDSIRQLMDESENPNDARSHFEELTLTIMELFASTVNEDCCHTLEEVSYTEVPGRIVYRLLEKYLKFLQLIETRGATCCTGSLTERFEVAMLFADLMGDLFAVMGWSSDLLKGNEVSHSKQGAISIFTGLIGNPSQPVNPLDKYKTRKDFSSDQEYGHYMKSVLKEGMWVRAKSSYDVIAAGDRGKFRCSNSRTPPAQFEWEGLGGDPYWIHWHMVELIVSENEADKKQSPSTGIVKKRHPYGLNVTGNRGSTVQRTDWWEVLYYVKRLDSADLNRLLLMLSSYKVKTFDDLIEILPSVQEANQVIRHLRQHHPLLMSEPLVAEDSSSIDHQPRPQNECSNSADQVIIKPCPPLSDPCPNADTTSTWGVTRTSHHEPSHLGRGYSSSCVEISFGPEHADTSSDQEDDEITISNSVTMTTASDVVEPVSNNNKTDDNTSSNDALLRRSSRIAVMPKKSFADIVSGKVHEHSTTGSTSSQTAKKKKKKKKKSLDYSALEMRVNLASSHMLSDYGRFCVTVDEVLKSITGEKPQRYRTIARCLTLMQNGLQNRSGRLLVEDALAGGFKTILHAMKKGSHSAHVQRLGITCFYNQMGRCSYGYSVTNIPCDQHRREERNSIMAIVSSLVSGQEHGGLRTLVDGLYCAANQYNKEMSDAEKRTSVEAVNHGLVVLANVLHSDWTLLNKMADWQLPKCLEVIRNEFPVFPGKEQLMGIMNRFSISNNSPPLPDENYCQEISSLLQQLDENTCQSAVFQLLGKIGGRSLFDGNASLVIPPEIFVRSILHYRGIAKLVNLLEKSRSLSPSVCSDIVVIIGCVVKAGNQSCSEVILQGGFRGIVSVLNQSGESRRLQLLAIQVLHKIWESSEDNRSATKTKLFDNCLTMLLERYEKDEEVMMLLRELRGTSPDVEDMSTVTQKVLVGVLAGTVQLIIQHVNDCRRYQDHVMLPRLATLVQYMSSVHSGLIGTQEQCWDRVEVSSGSFRKDQLTDGNKHTYWESSGHTGSHWIRVYIKKNIVIKSLAISVNSSDSSYLPHKVAIEGGNSVDHMTVLANVTVEANTTGDVNLLGNLRKHYPIITIKIKKCSQGGIDTRVHGLTVTGSEFNPMWSVFGEVLSTATGIFYNMLTYTWSQEPTQPDLLDLFDRLSDRVAYEQSFADMYLQTTVAKESLGQACHQYLIQPMAKQFTQKGGDKKLSGLIGCYLQRMYCPSLETIFPVADDDTSSCDYVLSAEDWVSMSRIRCMCRLLVDCSSFTSTGSSASSKQKSSKKEPAPSLTTNSSSDALVQCWKDTVKHHVEQTLSVVLAESKPHTVATGLLNIYNKLKCAMRELFGGHSRYAIALKEGFAEQLQALSEPHSVQFCQSFCLSIDSLLNVNGPDRHQLSATMETERETILSQLAEPLQFIHNLDLSHVFEHYYRCHLSVRILNGWSISLPMERRLVQMFTHCFPHKYPMLMLADLDQSKQLMDKFCDSELLEGFDMVLAGSRLRAPQRRSFVMPADVTGLAQKCSFYKQHTLQVYTLTPCYWPLNYQPLPPLQTLPQPLQQFCTDYQSYFCSATRDEEQVRNKKLEWTVYGSGCLSYNKLRLMVSTAQMIVLLQYNKSEVYKFHSLQASTHLGEELLSLTLLALTSEPQNILVAIPPSQDGVYSPDTTFKLNHQFTSQVAKQRNPQQCIWIHSGQYTSGYHSNRQVDLAHLFERRRNIMDAAIVRLLKRDREVSTDTIASYVIKGCSIGQFEGGPPFERFDCDSRDVCFRIDRLILDGYLHRCSVKPHVILYQPSTMELLPSSSQPGSHDPRRAVSISRKRPLTTSSKAPVARTKKRSVECTSHSHIVTKTMTNSSLTFEDVQSLIVSMVTRISEVTKLPADQVELLLRRHQWSEDAVMQEYISLGDEILTEVGLAKTKASSSAITPGNCRVCLNDVSNIMRLSCGHELCQSCCKQYLTTRLSQSVPLDTTCPILSCKQPVTRSTFQQLLTPEVMGQYELAVVKSYVEMSKWFTWCHNPQGCGMALRKADGSQSGTCNKCHWSSCFNCTFIEAHEPASCKDITQWMEAGGFYEGMGEDAKSKQLSKMISKLCPGCSAPIEKNEGCLHMKCKCGCDFCWRCLKPWKPSHTDYFSCSAKESKAAQDVKKFVDYNQRCSQHHTSYGFARRLCQLVNSITEPVNMNHLSFIIDACELLAKCHKLLAYASVSEFFRNKRVVDAFSFLTEDLEGDTNALQAFLENTLLSTTSGVANYISKLPERQLIDGYRLLNKINSTRDKLSIGADQLRFGVVTEEPSAEVIPSRLVGTTSTVTEVWYNSDEDNNNMFDDEPYSSSERYDDSPYYYGSPYYDSDCYSF, encoded by the exons ATGGATCCTGGCTCCTTGAAAGTGGATGGTAACTTTTGTTTCTCTGGTTGCCAGCTGTTGCAGATAAAAGAGCGGGCTGGTGGCCAGCGGAAACTCGGCTTAGTGTGCTGGCGGAAGATTCCATTGAGCATGGAAACATTTTTCGCTAATTGTGACGACTTGCTCAGCATCAGAAGCTGTTTTAGCATGTGGATGGACGAGAATGAAATACGAGCGTGTTGCCCCCGTGTGTTAACCGAGTTTTTAGCTGGAGAAACGACCAGAGAACGCCGTCAGTGGACATACGAAGGAGACGAAGAGGAACAGGCAATGGTGGAAACAATGAGAGCAGACGTCGTCTCGCTTGTAGAAAGATGTAGGAGTGCTCTACAGAAAACAAAACGTGGTATGCCGTTTCAAAATAAAGCAGCTGTTCTGCTGGACAACAATACAGCTATTCTTGCAGCTTATGCTAAGGTTCCTGAGTTGTCCACATGTCTGCTCAAATCAGGAATAGTGGATTTATTAGCAGATGTCATGTTATTGAAGTACAGGGAGTATGCTGCACACAAAAACTCTGGGCAAGCTCTACGTTCACTAGTCAAACACCCTTGTATTGACTCAACAGAAGTTATTCTAAAACTATTAGATAGCATTAGACAACTTATGGATGAAAGTGAAAATCCGAATGATGCAAGGTCTCACTTTGAAGAGTTAACACTCACAATAATGGAGCTGTTTGCTAGTACTGTTAATGAAGATTGTTGCCACACATTGGAAGAAGTGTCCTATACAGAG GTTCCAGGGCGGATTGTGTACAGATTATTAGAGAAATATCTCAAGTTCTTACAGCTGATAGAGACCAGAGGAGCAACATGTTGTACTGGTTCACTTACTGAACGATTTGAAGTAGCGATGTTATTTGCAGACTTAATGGGAGACCTGTTTGCAGTGATGGGATGGAGTAGTGATCTATTAAAAGGAAATGAGGTCTCCCACAGCAAACAGGGTGCTATTTCAATATTTACTGGATTAATAGGCAATCCATCTCAGCCTGTAAATCCACTAGATAAGTACAAAACCAGAAAGGATTTCTCTTCTGACCAAGAATACGGCCACTACATGAAGTCTGTGCTAAAGGAGGGAATGTGGGTAAGAGCAAAGAGTTCGTATGATGTCATTGCTGCTGGTGATCGGGGGAAATTCCGCTGCTCCAATTCACGTACACCTCCTGCACAGTTTGAGTGGGAGGGGCTGGGGGGAGACCCCTACTGGATACACTGGCACATGGTGGAGCTAATTGTATCAGAGAATG AAGCCGACAAGAAGCAATCACCTTCCACTGGTATTGTGAAAAAGAGACACCCATATGGTTTGAACGTTACTGGTAACCGTGGCAGTACTGTACAGAGGACTGATTGGTGGGAAGTGCTGTACTATGTCAAGAGGTTAGACAGTGCAGATCTGAACAGGTTACTACTGATGCTATCATCATACAAGGTTAAG ACATTTGATGATCTAATTGAGATACTGCCATCAGTTCAGGAAGCTAACCAAGTGATCCGTCACCTACGGCAACACCATCCATTACTGATGTCAGAGCCACTAGTAGCTGAAGACAGCAGCAGCATCGATCATCAGCCACGACCTCAAAATGAATGCAGCAACAGTGCTGATCAAGTGATAATCAAGCCATGCCCACCACTGTCAGACCCATGTCCAAACGCTGACACAACCAGCACGTGGGGAGTAACAAGGACATCACATCACGAACCGTCACACCTTGGCAGAGGTTATTCATCTTCCTGTGTGGAGATCTCATTTGGACCAGAACATGCTGACACCTCATCTGACCAAGAGGATGATGAAATTACTATTAGTAACAGTGTTACCATGACTACTGCATCTGATGTTGTTGAACCGGTTtccaacaacaacaaaactgACGACAACACATCTAGCAATGATGCTCTTTTGAGAAGGTCTAGTCGCATTGCCGTGATGCCAAAGAAATCATTTGCAGACATTGTGTCAGGCAAAGTTCATGAACACTCTACTACTGGCTCCACTTCCTCACAAACTgctaagaagaagaagaaaaagaaaaagaaatcgTTAGACTATAGTGCTCTGGAGATGAGGGTGAACTTGGCTAGTTCCCATATGCTGTCTGACTATGGCAGGTTTTGTGTTACAGTGGATGAAGTGTTGAAGAGTATCACTGGAGAAAAGCCACAGCGTTACAGGACTATAGCACGGTGCTTAACACTGATGCAGAATGGACTTCAGAACAGGAGTGGAAGATTGTTAGTTGAGGATGCACTTGCTGGTGGCTTCAAGACCATTCTGCATGCAATGAAGAAAGGTTCCCATTCTGCTCATGTGCAGCGTTTGGGCATCACCTGCTTCTACAATCAGATGGGCCGCTGTTCCTATGGTTACTCAGTCACTAATATCCCATGTGATCAGCATCGTCGTGAAGAGCGTAATTCAATCATGGCTATCGTGAGCAGTTTGGTGTCAGGGCAGGAACATGGTGGGTTGCGTACCCTGGTGGATGGACTATACTGTGCTGCAAACCAGTACAATAAGGAAATGAGTGATGCTGAGAAAAG AACATCAGTAGAAGCAGTCAATCACGGACTAGTGGTACTAGCCAATGTGCTACATTCTGATTGGACATTATTGAACAAAATGGCCGACTGGCAACTACCAAAATGTCTGGAGGTGATACGTAATGAATTCCCAGTGTTTCCTGGCAAAGAACAACTTATGGGCATAATGAATAGATTCTCTATTAGCAACAACTCTCCACCATTACCCGATGAAAATTACTGCCAAGAGATTTCCTCTCTACTACAGCAACTAGATGAAAACACTTGCCAAAGTGCTGTGTTCCAACTGTTGGGGAAAATTGGTGGCCGATCCCTATTTGATGGTAATGCATCGCTAGTCATACCACCAGAGATATTTGTACGTTCCATCCTTCATTATCGAGGAATTGCTAAACTGGTTAACTTGTTGGAGAAGTCTCGTAGCCTGTCACCAAGTGTGTGCTCTGATATCGTTGT TATCATAGGATGTGTGGTGAAGGCTGGCAATCAGTCTTGTTCCGAAGTCATCCTACAGGGAGGCTTTAGAGGAATAGTGTCCGTCCTCAATCAGTCAGGAGAATCACGACGG TTACAGTTGCTAGCCATCCAGGTGTTACACAAGATATGGGAGTCTAGTGAAGACAACAGATCAGCGACAAAGACCAAATTGTTTGATAACTGCCTCACCATGCTACTGGAAAGATACGAAAAGGAT GAAGAAGTGATGATGTTATTGAGGGAGCTAAGAGGAACTTCCCCAGATGTAGAGGACATGTCTACTGTTACTCAGAAGGTTCTGGTTGGAGTGCTAGCTGGAACTGTACAGTTGATAATACAACATGTTAATGATTGCCGACGATAtcaagatcatgtgatgctacCCAGACTGGCCACCCTAGTCCAGTACATGTCATCAG TACACAGTGGCCTGATAGGGACACAGGAGCAGTGCTGGGATCGTGTCGAAGTGTCTAGTGGCAGTTTTCGTAAGGACCAGTTGACTGATGGAAACAAGCATACCTACTGGGAATCCTCCGGCCACACTGGATCTCATTGGATAAGAGTATATATCAAGAAGAACATTGTGATTAa GTCATTAGCGATTAGTGTCAACAGCAGTGACTCCAGTTACCTTCCTCACAAGGTGGCTATTGAAGGAGGAAACAGTGTAGATCACATGACTGTGCTTGCTAAT GTGACAGTAGAAGCCAACACTACTGGAGATGTTAATCTATTGGGTAATCTACGTAAACACTATCCAATcatcacaatcaaaatcaagaAGTGTAGCCAG GGTGGTATTGACACAAGGGTGCATGGCCTGACTGTGACAGGATCAGAGTTCAACCCTATGTGGTCTGTGTTTGGAGAAGTGTTGTCCACAGCGACTGGTATTTTCTACAACATGCTCACCTACACATGGTCACAAGAGCCAACCCAACCTGACTTACTGGACCTGTTTGACAG GCTCAGCGATCGAGTGGCGTATGAGCAATCCTTTGCTGATATGTACCTGCAAACAACTGTTGCAAAGGAGAGTTTAGGACAAGCTTGTCACCAGTACCTAATCCAACCAATGGCTAAACAGTTCACACAGAAAG GTGGTGACAAGAAGCTGTCTGGTTTGATTGGCTGTTATTTACAGAGGATGTACTGCCCTTCGTTAGAGACCATTTTCCCTGTTGCTGATGATGACACCAGCTCATGTGACTACGTGTTAAGTGCCGAAGACTGGGTATCCATGTCACGTATTCGCTGCATGTGCCGCCTGTTAGTAGACTGTAGCTCTTTTACCAGCACTGGTTCATCTGCCAGTAGCAAACAGAAATCAAGCAAAAAGGAGCCAGCACCTTCATTAACCACAAATTCTTCATCAGATGCACTAGTACAGTGTTGGAAAGATACTGTGAAGCATCACGTGGAACAGACACTCAGTGTTGTGCTAGCAGAGAGTAAGCCGCACACTGTGGCTACTGGATTATTGAACATTTATAACAAGTTAAAGTGTGCAATGAGAGAGCTGTTTGGAGGACACTCACGTTATGCCATCGCTCTTAAAGAAGGTTTTGCTGAGCAGTTACAAGCACTCAGCGAGCCTCACAGTGTACAG TTCTGCCAGTCATTTTGTTTGTCGATTGATTCACTGCTCAATGTTAATGGTCCTGATCGTCATCAGCTGTCTGCTACCATGGAAACAGAGAGGGAAACCATATTATCACAACTTGCTGAACCGCTACAATTCATACACAACCTGGACCTGTCCCATGTGTTTGAGCATTACTACCG ATGTCACTTGTCAGTTAGAATCTTGAATGGATGGTCAATCTCGTTGCCAATGGAAAGGAGATTGGTACAAATGTTCACCCACTGCTTTCCACACAAGTATCCCAT GTTGATGCTGGCAGATTTGGACCAATCAAAACAGCTAATGGATAAGTTTTGTGACTCTGAACTATTGGAAGGTTTTGACATGGTCCTAGCAGGCAGTAGGCTGCGTGCTCCACAGAGA AGATCTTTTGTCATGCCGGCAGATGTGACTGGATTAGCTCAGAAGTGCTCATTTTATAAACAACACACATTGCAAGTGTATACCCTTACCCCATGCTACTGGCCTCTCAATTATCAGCCCCTCCCACCCCTGCAAACTCTCCCACAGCCACTACAGCAATTCTGCACTGACTACCAATCCTACTTCTGTTCAG CAACTCGAGATGAGGAGCAGGTAAGAAACAAGAAGTTGGAGTGGACAGTTTATGGCAGTGGTTGTTTGAGCTACAATAAATTACGATTGATGGTGTCCACAGCACAAATGATCGTCCTACTACAGTACAACAAATCTGAG GTGTACAAATTTCACTCTTTGCAAGCAAGCACACATTTGGGAGAGGAGCTATTGAGCCTCACCCTTTTAGCACTAACCTCAGAACCACAGAACATTTTAGTAGCAATACCACCAAGTCAAGATGGCGTCTACTCCCCTGATACCACCTTCAAACTAAATCATCAGTTTACATCACAGGTTGCTAAGCAACGTAATCCACAACAATGTATTTGGATCCACAGTGGTCAGTATACCTCTGGTTACCATAGCAACAGACAGGTTGACTTGGCACACTTGTTTGAGCGACGCAGAAATATCATGGATGCTGCCATAGTGAGGCTGTTGAAGAGAGATAGGGAAGTTTCTACTGATACCATTGCTAGCTAT GTAATCAAAGGATGTTCCATTGGGCAGTTTGAGGGAGGACCACCATTTGAACGTTTTGACTGTGACAGTCGTGATGTTTGTTTCCGTATTGACCGACTAATACTAGATGGGTACCTTCACCGTTGTAGTGTGAAGCCTCATGTTATCCTTTATCAACCGTCTACCATGGAACTGTTGCCTAGCAGTAGCCAACCA GGCTCACATGATCCCAGAAGAGCTGTGTCAATATCTCGCAAGCGTCCCTTGACAACAAGTAGTAAAGCACCAGTTGCTCGGACTAAGAAGAGGTCAGTAGAGTGTACCAGCCATTCTCATATTGTTACCAAGACAATGACAAATTCATCACTTACCTTTGAGGATGTACAGTCTTTAATTGTTTCCATGGTAACTAGGATTAGTGAG GTGACCAAGCTACCTGCAGACCAGGTGGAGTTGTTGCTAAGACGCCATCAATGGAGTGAGGATGCTGTAATGCAG GAATACATCTCCCTTGGTGACGAAATATTAACAGAGGTAGGATTGGCAAAGACAAAGGCATCATCTTCAGCTATCACACCAGGCAACTGTCGAGTGTGTCTCAATGATGTATCCAACATCATGAGACTGTCATGTGGTCATGAATTATGTCAG TCTTGCTGCAAGCAGTACTTGACAACACGTCTGTCACAGAGTGTCCCCCTGGACACAACATGTCCTAttctcagctgcaaacagccAGTAACTCGTAGCACATTCCAACAACTGTTGACACCAGAAGTGATGGGCCAGTACGAACTAGCAGTAGTGAAGTCTTATGTTGAGATGAGCAAGTGGTTTACTTGGTGCCATAACCCTCAAGGCTGTGGTATGGCATTGAGGAAAGCAGATGGCAGTCAGTCTGGTACCTGCAATAAATGTCACTGGTCATCTTGTTTCAACTGTACCTTCATTGAG GCACACGAGCCAGCTAGTTGTAAGGATATCACCCAATGGATGGAGGCTGGAGGGTTCTATGAAGGAATGGGGGAGGATGCCAAGTCTAAACAATTGTCTAAAATGATCTCCAAACTTTGTCCAGGCTGTAGTGCACCCATTGAGAAGAATGAAGGCTGTTTACA TATGAAGTGCAAGTGTGGCTGTGACTTCTGCTGGAGGTGCCTGAAACCATGGAAACCATCTCACACTGACTACTTCAGCTGTTCAGCTAAG GAGTCCAAAGCTGCTCAGGATGTAAAGAAGTTTGTGGATTACAATCAACGTTGTTCACAGCACCATACATCCTAT GGATTTGCAAGACGATTATGTCAACTAGTCAACAGCATCACAGAGCCGGTCAACATGAATCACTTATCCTTCATCATTGATGCATGTGAGCTACTTGCAAAATGCCACAAG CTGTTAGCATATGCCAGTGTCAGCGAGTTCTTCCGCAACAAACGAGTTGTTGATGCTTTTTCATTCCTCACTGAAGACTTGGAAGGGGACACAAATGCACTACAAGCATTTCTTG AGAACACTCTATTATCAACTACCAGTGGTGTAGCCAATTATATCAGCAAACTACCTGAACGTCAACTGATTGACGGATATCGGCTACTGAACAAGATAAATAGCACAAGAGATAAGCTATCAATTGGAGCTGACCAG CTCAGATTTGGTGTGGTCACTGAGGAGCCATCAGCTGAAGTTATTCCATCAAGATT GGTTGGGACGACATCTACAGTAACTGAGGTGTGGTACAACTCTGATGAGGACAACAATAACATGTTTGATGATGAGCCATACTCCTCCTCTGAGAGATATGATGACTCTCCTTACTACTATGGCTCTCCTTATTATGACAGTGACTGCTATTCCTTCTGA
- the LOC136268633 gene encoding acid phosphatase type 7-like isoform X2 translates to MGIFSRMICDQQQTQLSDPTEMVAMWTTFDPTDQSTVQYGEHGSDLLITVNGTMVKFVDGGKNHIVRYMHTVTLTGLKSATQYDYKVGCSDKWSNTFTMTTLNDGTNWSPRLAIYGDMGSTNARSISRLKSETSAGHFDAILHIGDFAYDMASDEGNIGDDFMNMIQDIATQIPYMAAPGNHENAYNFSHYINRFAMPGGHANYYYSWDVGNAHFVIFSTEVYFYTEYGVELIGEQYNWLEQDLKEVNSRKDRPWIITGAHRPMYCSTNDNDDCDQRESIIRTGYSSSHLYALEPLFYKYGVDIALWAHEHEYQRMWPVYNRTVYNGSDSEPYMDPKAPVHLITGSAGCREFHDRFTDPMPWDAARYLDYGYSHMTVINSTHVNWQQISDDQNGKIIDEINIVRSKGYPGWL, encoded by the exons ATGGGCATTTTCTCTAGGATGATCTGTGACCAACAGCAAACTCAACTAA GTGACCCCACTGAGATGGTGGCAATGTGGACTACATTTGACCCTACTGATCagagtacagtacagtatggtGAACATGGTAGTGACCTTCTCATAACTGTTAATGGTACAATGGTGAAATTTGTGGATGGAGGAAAGAATCACATTGTGAGATACATGCACACTGTTACTCTAACTGGCCTCAAATCAGCCACTCAATATG ATTACAAGGTTGGTTGTTCTGATAAGTGGAGTAACACCTTCACTATGACAACACTTAATGATGGGACCAACTGGAGTCCTAGATTGGCTATTTATGGTGATATGGGATCTACCAATGCTCGTTCAATCTCCAGATTAAAAAGTGAGACAAGTGCTGGACATTTTGATGCCATCCTTCATATTG GTGATTTTGCTTATGACATGGCATCT GATGAAGGGAACATTGGAGATGATTTTATGAACATGATACAGGACATAGCAACACAAATACCATACATGGCTGCACCTGGTAATCATGAGAATGCTTA CAATTTCTCTCACTACATCAACAGGTTTGCCATGCCAGGTGGTCATGCTAACTATTACTACAG TTGGGATGTTGGTAATGCTCACTTTGTGATATTCTCAACTGAAGTGTATTTCTATACTGAATATGGTGTGGAGTTGATAGGGGAACAATACAACTGGCTGGAACAGGACTTGAAG gaAGTCAACTCTAGGAAGGATAGACCATGGATCATTACTGGTGCCCATCGACCAATGTACTGCTCTACTAATGATAATGATGACTGTGACCAGAGGGAGAGCATT ATAAGGACAGGATACTCCTCATCTCATCTGTATGCTCTGGAGCCACTGTTCTACAAATATG GAGTTGATATAGCGTTGTGGGCACATGAACATGAGTATCAACGAATGTGGCCAGTCTACAACAGGACAGTGTACAATGGATCTGACAGTGAACCTTATATGGACCCTAAAGCACCAGTACACCTTATCACTGGATCTGCT ggttgtagagagttccatgACCGATTTACTGATCCTATGCCATGGGATGCTGCTCGTTACCTAGACTACGGATACTCTCACATGACGGTGATAAACTCCACTCATGTCAATTGGCAACAAATCTCTGATGATCAG AATGGGAAGATCATCGATGAAATTAACATTGTGAGAAGCAAAGGATATCCCGGCTGGCTTTAA
- the LOC136268633 gene encoding acid phosphatase type 7-like isoform X1 gives MVGVAKCLGGYTIYDTEIYTSATPFYFVNFVLLKRKMMSFKRLSVIQFIMIIAAEGLVNNKPEQIHLSSTGDPTEMVAMWTTFDPTDQSTVQYGEHGSDLLITVNGTMVKFVDGGKNHIVRYMHTVTLTGLKSATQYDYKVGCSDKWSNTFTMTTLNDGTNWSPRLAIYGDMGSTNARSISRLKSETSAGHFDAILHIGDFAYDMASDEGNIGDDFMNMIQDIATQIPYMAAPGNHENAYNFSHYINRFAMPGGHANYYYSWDVGNAHFVIFSTEVYFYTEYGVELIGEQYNWLEQDLKEVNSRKDRPWIITGAHRPMYCSTNDNDDCDQRESIIRTGYSSSHLYALEPLFYKYGVDIALWAHEHEYQRMWPVYNRTVYNGSDSEPYMDPKAPVHLITGSAGCREFHDRFTDPMPWDAARYLDYGYSHMTVINSTHVNWQQISDDQNGKIIDEINIVRSKGYPGWL, from the exons ATGGTGGGCGTAGCTAAATGCCTCGGAGGCTACACTATCTACGATACGGAAATATATACAAGTGCGACGCCCTTTTACTTTGTCAACTTTGTGTTGCTGAAGAGGAAAATGATGTCATTTAAACGACTCTCAGTGATtcaatttatcatgataatagCAGCAGAAGGACTAGTTAACAACAAACCGGAGCAAATCCACTTGTCCTCCACTG GTGACCCCACTGAGATGGTGGCAATGTGGACTACATTTGACCCTACTGATCagagtacagtacagtatggtGAACATGGTAGTGACCTTCTCATAACTGTTAATGGTACAATGGTGAAATTTGTGGATGGAGGAAAGAATCACATTGTGAGATACATGCACACTGTTACTCTAACTGGCCTCAAATCAGCCACTCAATATG ATTACAAGGTTGGTTGTTCTGATAAGTGGAGTAACACCTTCACTATGACAACACTTAATGATGGGACCAACTGGAGTCCTAGATTGGCTATTTATGGTGATATGGGATCTACCAATGCTCGTTCAATCTCCAGATTAAAAAGTGAGACAAGTGCTGGACATTTTGATGCCATCCTTCATATTG GTGATTTTGCTTATGACATGGCATCT GATGAAGGGAACATTGGAGATGATTTTATGAACATGATACAGGACATAGCAACACAAATACCATACATGGCTGCACCTGGTAATCATGAGAATGCTTA CAATTTCTCTCACTACATCAACAGGTTTGCCATGCCAGGTGGTCATGCTAACTATTACTACAG TTGGGATGTTGGTAATGCTCACTTTGTGATATTCTCAACTGAAGTGTATTTCTATACTGAATATGGTGTGGAGTTGATAGGGGAACAATACAACTGGCTGGAACAGGACTTGAAG gaAGTCAACTCTAGGAAGGATAGACCATGGATCATTACTGGTGCCCATCGACCAATGTACTGCTCTACTAATGATAATGATGACTGTGACCAGAGGGAGAGCATT ATAAGGACAGGATACTCCTCATCTCATCTGTATGCTCTGGAGCCACTGTTCTACAAATATG GAGTTGATATAGCGTTGTGGGCACATGAACATGAGTATCAACGAATGTGGCCAGTCTACAACAGGACAGTGTACAATGGATCTGACAGTGAACCTTATATGGACCCTAAAGCACCAGTACACCTTATCACTGGATCTGCT ggttgtagagagttccatgACCGATTTACTGATCCTATGCCATGGGATGCTGCTCGTTACCTAGACTACGGATACTCTCACATGACGGTGATAAACTCCACTCATGTCAATTGGCAACAAATCTCTGATGATCAG AATGGGAAGATCATCGATGAAATTAACATTGTGAGAAGCAAAGGATATCCCGGCTGGCTTTAA